The proteins below are encoded in one region of Nitrosomonas ureae:
- a CDS encoding phage tail protein has product MKLSKKMQGFFSLTAAMMFMTTAPYNVNAGMEPFVGEISYVAFNFAPQGWYQCDGQTLPINQYQALFSLLGTNYGGNGTTTFALPDMRGRVPVHQGQHPGGSMFTLGQSSGAENMALTVNNMPAHNHPATATSASTSALAPGGTATSTLKAVNSDADIKTAAGNSLANAKGLNSAYSASAPNVSMSPASIETTLDGLNIVTTTSTNVDVGVAGGSQPFSIMQPYTVVNCIIAWNGVYPSRP; this is encoded by the coding sequence ATGAAACTAAGTAAAAAAATGCAAGGCTTTTTTTCTTTGACCGCTGCCATGATGTTCATGACCACAGCGCCTTACAACGTGAATGCCGGAATGGAACCTTTTGTCGGTGAGATCAGCTATGTCGCATTCAACTTTGCACCGCAAGGTTGGTATCAATGTGATGGGCAAACCCTCCCTATCAACCAGTATCAAGCGCTCTTCTCCTTGCTGGGCACTAATTACGGTGGCAATGGGACCACCACCTTCGCCCTGCCTGACATGCGAGGCAGGGTTCCGGTACATCAGGGACAACACCCCGGCGGTTCGATGTTCACCCTGGGCCAATCCAGCGGCGCGGAAAACATGGCACTGACTGTGAACAATATGCCCGCCCATAATCACCCGGCTACGGCGACCTCGGCTTCCACATCAGCCTTGGCACCGGGTGGTACCGCAACCTCGACATTGAAAGCGGTGAATAGCGACGCGGACATAAAAACCGCGGCAGGAAATTCTCTGGCCAATGCCAAAGGATTGAACAGCGCGTACTCCGCCTCCGCGCCGAATGTCAGCATGAGTCCCGCCTCGATCGAGACTACGCTCGATGGACTCAATATCGTCACCACGACAAGCACCAACGTCGATGTTGGCGTGGCGGGCGGTTCTCAACCCTTTTCGATAATGCAGCCGTATACTGTTGTGAATTGCATTATTGCCTGGAATGGCGTTTATCCTTCGCGGCCCTAG
- a CDS encoding tetratricopeptide repeat protein has protein sequence MAFILRGPSLVQVWLFDISADRNMKKALWALLCAVTFLSEAWADKVNGVDAPASDHPTLQDAQDALASGNYAKAFNGYHNAAVQDKNALAQFSVGLFYQNGWGREIDPITACRWFEKSAQGGIPVAQHLAGVCFDEGIHHVKDPAAAAYWFRKAAQAGHHYSYCHLANLLMTGRGFPKDPVKALELCHPVAQQGSPPAQLWMGKFYLRGDPAIRNKQEAYRWFAAAAQKQTPEAFYYLGLIMQSDSSANQAPSEIRQMFEQAAALKYVPGYFQAGKHFYDAEPDPGTGQLSAEHLAKAYLWLSAAIQQSQNPEEISVAKSMVQQILAVMPETWLAELDQKIAQHLQ, from the coding sequence ATGGCGTTTATCCTTCGCGGCCCTAGTCTTGTTCAAGTGTGGTTATTTGATATTTCTGCCGACAGAAATATGAAGAAAGCTTTGTGGGCATTGCTGTGCGCCGTGACTTTTCTGTCTGAAGCTTGGGCGGATAAAGTAAACGGCGTAGATGCACCAGCAAGCGACCATCCGACCTTGCAAGATGCCCAGGACGCATTGGCATCCGGCAATTATGCCAAGGCTTTTAACGGATATCATAATGCCGCTGTACAAGATAAAAATGCCTTGGCGCAGTTTTCAGTGGGGCTTTTTTACCAGAATGGCTGGGGGCGCGAAATCGATCCGATTACCGCCTGCCGGTGGTTCGAGAAATCTGCGCAGGGCGGCATTCCAGTAGCTCAGCATTTGGCCGGCGTATGTTTTGACGAAGGCATACACCATGTGAAAGATCCGGCTGCAGCGGCCTACTGGTTCCGGAAAGCAGCTCAGGCAGGACACCACTATTCGTACTGCCATCTTGCCAATCTACTGATGACTGGACGAGGTTTCCCCAAGGATCCCGTAAAGGCGCTGGAACTCTGTCACCCAGTGGCGCAGCAAGGATCCCCACCCGCACAGCTATGGATGGGAAAATTTTACCTGCGAGGCGATCCGGCCATTCGGAATAAACAGGAAGCTTATCGCTGGTTTGCGGCTGCCGCGCAGAAACAAACACCTGAAGCTTTTTATTATCTGGGTCTGATCATGCAGAGTGATTCATCGGCCAATCAGGCACCGTCAGAAATCAGGCAAATGTTTGAACAAGCCGCTGCGCTTAAATATGTCCCGGGTTATTTTCAAGCAGGCAAACATTTCTACGATGCGGAACCGGATCCGGGAACCGGTCAATTGTCCGCAGAGCACTTGGCAAAAGCTTATTTATGGCTTTCAGCGGCAATACAACAATCTCAAAACCCGGAAGAAATCTCGGTTGCAAAATCGATGGTGCAGCAGATCCTCGCCGT
- a CDS encoding YcjF family protein: MKLSDLKNWTNYWEQLRTALLEPRVDENLLEASLREARAKMPVPVLWLLGKTQAGKTSIIRALTGSAAAEIGNGFQPCTRNSRFYDFPADIPIVRFLDTRGLGEVAYDPGDDIQYCESQAHLLVAVMKVADINQAAVFEVLHAIRQRHPEWPVLIVQTGLHELYPNGHGHMHPWPYEDDPLPETLPLDLRRALQAQRDALKKLPGFAPMHWVAVDLTLPEDGFEPHDYGLEALWQAIESLTSLGLQHQLSGDKEVHDLYARTAHQHIVGYSLTAAGLGALPVVDLVAVSAVQAKLLHSLALLYGQYWDRSTITEFLGLVGAGIASGFLTRMLSRAVVKVIPFWGQTIGAVWGASSSGATTYALGKAAIYFFARRKDGLKVDQKTLRRIYAQELEQGTSLLKERLRSQSK; the protein is encoded by the coding sequence ATGAAATTAAGCGATCTGAAAAACTGGACGAACTACTGGGAGCAATTGCGGACGGCTTTGTTGGAGCCCAGAGTCGATGAAAACTTGCTGGAAGCCTCTTTGCGTGAAGCGCGCGCCAAGATGCCGGTACCGGTGTTATGGCTGTTGGGCAAAACACAAGCGGGTAAGACTTCGATTATCCGGGCATTGACCGGTAGCGCAGCGGCCGAGATCGGCAATGGTTTTCAACCATGCACGCGCAATTCCCGTTTCTATGATTTTCCCGCCGACATCCCTATTGTGAGGTTTTTGGATACGCGCGGCTTGGGAGAAGTTGCCTATGATCCGGGTGACGATATTCAGTATTGCGAATCCCAGGCGCATTTGCTGGTTGCCGTGATGAAAGTGGCTGATATCAATCAGGCTGCAGTGTTTGAAGTGTTGCATGCCATCCGTCAGCGTCACCCCGAATGGCCTGTGCTGATCGTGCAAACGGGTTTGCACGAACTATATCCTAACGGACATGGCCATATGCATCCCTGGCCTTATGAGGATGATCCCTTACCGGAAACGCTCCCGCTTGATTTGCGCCGCGCCTTGCAGGCACAACGCGATGCTTTGAAAAAATTACCCGGTTTTGCACCCATGCACTGGGTGGCTGTGGATTTAACCCTGCCTGAAGATGGATTTGAACCGCATGACTATGGGCTGGAAGCATTGTGGCAGGCTATCGAGTCATTGACATCGTTAGGATTGCAACATCAGTTGAGCGGCGATAAGGAAGTGCATGATCTATATGCGCGCACTGCGCACCAGCATATCGTCGGTTACTCGCTCACCGCGGCAGGATTGGGCGCTTTGCCGGTGGTGGACCTGGTGGCTGTATCCGCGGTGCAGGCTAAACTTTTGCATAGTCTGGCGCTGCTCTACGGGCAGTATTGGGATAGAAGCACGATCACGGAATTTCTCGGATTAGTGGGGGCGGGGATCGCGTCCGGCTTTCTTACGCGCATGCTGAGCCGCGCTGTGGTCAAGGTGATTCCCTTCTGGGGGCAAACGATAGGCGCCGTATGGGGCGCCAGTTCCAGCGGCGCCACCACTTACGCGTTAGGAAAAGCGGCGATCTATTTTTTTGCCAGGCGCAAAGATGGCTTGAAGGTTGACCAAAAAACATTACGCAGGATTTATGCGCAGGAGCTGGAACAGGGTACCTCCCTGCTCAAAGAGCGATTACGGAGTCAATCCAAATGA
- a CDS encoding GTPase family protein produces the protein MKKPPPTVDPLRLLVVILLLLPVLALLGFGVLWLWQSGNLLYWLIAMVVCGVLGYGLQQLLVRQERQLLMNMSTEPNPEWPPRADAIWQQVEALAATCNPEDWPLEDGRWISELGQKAMETVAHCYHPEVEKPLYELTLPHTLLIIERASRELRRDIAEKIPFSNRLTVGDLFRIQRWKAKAEKMFNVYRAGSILINPINALLSEAWRHLRERSFDQARHELHRWFLRAYVCKVGYYAIDLYSGRLALGDEDQAESTTPESRVDLEQTDQTAASAAEPLRILALGRSNSGKSSLINALFGELKTATDVLTGTTQALEPFVLSREGFTQALIFDSPGCDSSFFDSKPMLIAAGNADLILWVTPANRPDRQVERQFLDALRTYQAARIDRRPAPLLVVVSFIDRLRPANEWQPPYDLTDTANTKSANISAAVQAVAADLAVPTEQIIPVSLQEGKIYNVDDTLWAAILNHQDEALRIRLMRCLDAKKRAEDWVMLRRQMAGAGRFLRDLPEMLGKRGG, from the coding sequence ATGAAAAAACCGCCGCCAACCGTTGATCCGTTACGATTACTGGTAGTCATTCTGCTGTTATTGCCCGTGCTGGCCTTGCTGGGTTTTGGCGTACTTTGGTTATGGCAAAGCGGAAATCTACTGTATTGGTTGATCGCGATGGTGGTGTGCGGCGTTTTGGGCTATGGCTTGCAACAATTGCTCGTGCGGCAGGAACGTCAATTATTGATGAATATGTCGACCGAGCCCAATCCGGAATGGCCGCCCCGTGCGGATGCGATATGGCAGCAGGTTGAAGCGCTGGCCGCTACCTGTAACCCGGAGGATTGGCCGCTTGAAGATGGCCGGTGGATATCGGAATTGGGACAGAAAGCGATGGAAACGGTGGCGCATTGTTATCATCCGGAGGTTGAGAAGCCGCTCTATGAACTGACCCTGCCGCATACTTTATTGATTATTGAGCGGGCCAGCCGCGAGCTGCGCCGGGATATTGCAGAAAAAATACCCTTCAGCAACCGCCTGACCGTGGGCGATCTGTTTCGCATCCAGCGTTGGAAAGCCAAGGCGGAAAAAATGTTCAATGTATACCGCGCCGGCAGCATCCTGATTAATCCGATTAATGCCTTGCTGAGCGAAGCCTGGCGGCATTTGCGCGAGCGCAGTTTTGATCAGGCCAGGCATGAATTGCATCGCTGGTTTCTACGTGCCTATGTGTGCAAAGTGGGATATTACGCCATCGATCTGTATAGCGGCCGTTTGGCGCTTGGCGATGAAGACCAAGCGGAATCTACGACACCGGAATCCAGGGTAGATTTGGAACAGACCGATCAAACGGCGGCATCAGCGGCCGAGCCCTTGCGGATACTGGCACTGGGCCGATCCAATTCAGGTAAATCCAGTTTGATCAATGCCTTGTTTGGCGAACTTAAAACCGCTACCGATGTTTTGACGGGCACGACACAAGCGCTTGAACCCTTTGTATTATCGCGCGAAGGATTCACCCAGGCCCTGATCTTCGATAGCCCCGGTTGCGATAGCTCATTTTTTGACAGCAAGCCAATGCTGATCGCAGCGGGGAATGCGGATTTGATTCTATGGGTCACCCCGGCCAATCGCCCGGATCGGCAAGTTGAACGACAATTTCTCGATGCCTTGCGCACCTATCAAGCCGCGCGGATAGACCGACGCCCGGCGCCGTTACTGGTCGTCGTCAGCTTTATTGATCGGCTGCGCCCGGCGAATGAATGGCAGCCACCCTATGATCTGACCGATACCGCGAATACCAAGTCGGCCAATATAAGCGCCGCGGTGCAAGCCGTTGCTGCCGATCTGGCCGTGCCGACCGAGCAAATTATTCCTGTCAGCTTGCAAGAAGGCAAAATTTATAATGTGGATGATACATTGTGGGCGGCTATCCTGAACCATCAGGATGAAGCGCTCAGAATCCGTTTGATGCGCTGCTTGGATGCGAAAAAAAGAGCGGAAGACTGGGTCATGCTGCGCCGTCAGATGGCAGGGGCGGGGCGGTTTTTGCGTGATTTGCCTGAGATGTTGGGCAAACGTGGGGGATAA
- a CDS encoding DUF4062 domain-containing protein has protein sequence MDKRYQVFVSSTYRDLLEARQEVMQALLELDCIPAGMELFPAADDDQWTLIKRVIDDCDYYIVIIAGRYGSLGPGNKSFTQLEYEYAIEQGKPVIAFLHKTPGRLPAEDSEKEPEKVKKLEEFRSFAEQKMVRYWNGPADLGSAVSRSLIKLIKNNPGIGWVKADLLPSKESIEEILLLRKQIDTLQRELEASRTTVPKETEHLAQGEDLFDINYGFGAFKSSRYTADTIYSASFEISWSQIFARISPLMIDEATDSDLRSELNRMIREVNMDSLSEDKALEGYELGEFSIKSEDFNTIKIQLLALKLVTKSVKGRSVKDKANYWTLTAYGEAVMTQLRAIRKEGYEKVTSSPSNKAFKKDGA, from the coding sequence ATGGATAAACGTTACCAAGTTTTCGTCAGTTCAACTTACAGGGATTTGCTTGAAGCACGCCAGGAGGTGATGCAAGCCTTGTTAGAATTAGATTGTATTCCCGCTGGTATGGAGTTATTTCCTGCAGCAGATGATGATCAATGGACTTTGATCAAACGTGTGATTGATGACTGCGATTATTACATCGTAATTATTGCCGGTCGTTATGGTTCACTGGGGCCAGGGAATAAAAGCTTTACACAACTAGAATACGAATATGCAATTGAGCAAGGAAAGCCAGTTATAGCTTTTTTACATAAAACCCCAGGCAGACTCCCTGCAGAAGATAGCGAAAAAGAGCCCGAGAAGGTGAAAAAATTAGAAGAATTTAGATCGTTTGCAGAACAGAAGATGGTTCGTTATTGGAATGGTCCAGCCGATCTTGGATCCGCCGTGAGTCGCAGCTTAATTAAACTAATCAAGAATAATCCAGGAATAGGCTGGGTGAAGGCTGATTTGCTTCCATCAAAAGAGTCAATTGAGGAAATACTGTTACTAAGAAAACAAATAGACACGCTCCAGAGAGAACTTGAAGCCTCAAGAACAACAGTACCAAAAGAGACCGAGCATCTAGCACAAGGCGAGGATTTATTTGACATTAACTATGGTTTTGGCGCATTTAAATCTAGCCGATATACTGCTGACACAATTTATTCTGCATCATTTGAGATCTCTTGGTCTCAAATTTTTGCAAGAATTTCTCCATTAATGATTGATGAAGCAACTGATAGCGATCTACGCTCAGAGTTAAATCGGATGATTCGCGAAGTTAATATGGATTCGCTCAGCGAAGATAAAGCTTTAGAAGGTTATGAACTAGGTGAATTCTCGATTAAAAGTGAAGATTTCAATACTATCAAAATTCAATTGCTCGCATTAAAACTCGTAACAAAAAGTGTGAAAGGCCGTAGCGTAAAGGACAAGGCGAATTATTGGACTCTTACAGCATATGGAGAGGCTGTTATGACACAGTTGAGGGCTATTCGAAAAGAAGGATATGAGAAAGTTACATCAAGCCCGTCTAACAAGGCATTCAAGAAGGACGGTGCATAA